In Bombus terrestris chromosome 6, iyBomTerr1.2, whole genome shotgun sequence, a single window of DNA contains:
- the LOC100646085 gene encoding PAX-interacting protein 1 → MGDIRAGLEELKLDGALFADVKYYVSGEGDPKILNLLQEGGAERSNYFSDFVTHLIAGYDALENDISAAKDIYEIPAVTQNWILYSVKCNKLLPPHYFSPEDTQLFSNVRACVSQISRADSKSLWAMITLQGGKCQLRLDRYCTHLITGKAAGLKYETAMRHPIQIVTPDWVTECCKKGTIVSEVEYHPRLLTYPNSSTAMITGFMDEDTENNTAREEQEKTKAMLEQLKQRMPWNQPSPPVSSNTSHSVNTANATVTAIPYTTNGQNNVNPQQHLPRPIPTASLSNASTITSSVSDQNVAQTTWLPQASQQNNVAQMKSIPSQIQQPELSPQQQQQQMNIQHTLIQQQQLNQQQQLPQQLTPHQQLQQQQYTQQQLLNQQQSPQLTSQQQQQQQLIGTQQQSLAQQPLMTQQQQQQINSQLPQHQMSSPQQLLTQQKQLNQHQILPQQQINQQQQHLSQQQQITTQQQLVQQQQVQLTPQQQQQIVLQQQIPTQQQQIGTQQHQLNQQQAPPQQLTSEQRQLILLQQQQQQQKIQQISQQLQQSAPQGSQQFVIRDGQLQQQPQNQQLMGPNQQGFIVQRDSQWQQQQYHLQLQRQQQQQIGPQRPSGQWAQQPPQPPRQLIQLDAQTHQQLQQMDPQQRAQFIQKIQKQRNLLLQRQMQNRQAQQGAHIAVIRSPGKPVQPGGLQWIQQPRPQMIGPQLAQTPGQKPVHSGVQPPALTPINSSNQVIVQTNQNVQGPQAGQPGQTFQQGQALTPQHIAQLHMQKQQQMARLQQLQHLQQQQQQQQQQQQQGAQQEPPLTSLSNNAQIPPDQQLVVNAKTKTALANMLTNRLQGSAAEGSAAGQLRLMTAQHRPPPPPSQDPQLLAAYQRRTVGNITNGTPPGAPIKMQYASVMPQAKAQFYGHNPNLKLPPDLFLLGCIFVIVEYDVQRPNDVSVWKQVIERHGGEVEPQYCTRATHVLAITQKHPTVVQALREGKRCVSAHWLSDVVSKQQVVPPWHALHFPTPFSLTELPCAKQIVSLSGFEGEERVKVKYMLEALGAKVTNYFTRHNTLLVCRRPDGQKYKKAREWQTGVVNAQWLTDLLCGQMNALHQTENPKYQQYNLGNPFRLDYSLVPHLMAAWKMPINITQESYDKVKQVGQGPNSIRKYKKPRLDGPLLNKDPHLLGLDEPIVVSNPDPPPLDKQPRILFSGINPRKHAKRIRELGGVLAASWRDATHLVMTAPRRTVKLLCCLSRCKYIVTLQWLLDCSARNTFLDESGYMLGDPEFEKSFNCNIEKALASLNRGTVLKGKIFYVTPSVIPSPSAIAEIIESAGGTMEKTRRSLTQIQEMNSNKLTYIIITHENDLHLLSDVLRVNISVFSAEIVLGAVARQYFQTEQI, encoded by the exons ATGGGCGACATAAGGGCCGGTCTTGAGGAATTAAAACTCGATGGGGCCTTATTCGCCGATGTTAAATACTACGTCAGCGGCGAAGGTGATCCTAAG ATTTTAAATTTACTACAGGAGGGAGGTGCTGAAAGATCAAATTATTTTAGTGATTTTGTTACACATTTAATAGCAGGGTATGACGCATTGGAAAATGATATATCTGCTGCGAAGGATATCTATGAGATACCAGCAGTTACACAAAACTGGATTCTATATTCTGTCAAATGCAATAAACTTCTGCC gcCCCACTATTTTTCTCCTGAAGATACACAGTTATTTTCAAATGTACGAGCATGTGTGTCTCAGATAAGTCGTGCAGACAGCAAAAGTCTGTGGGCAATGATCACACTCCAAGGTGGTAAATGTCAATTACGCTTAGATCGGTATTGCACTCATTTAATTACTGGAAAGGCTGCTGGGCTTAAATATGAAACTGCAATGAGGCATCCTATCCAAATTGTAACTCCAGATTGGGTAACAGAATGTTGTAAAAAAGGAACTATTGTGAGTGAGGTAGAATACCATCCAAGACTATTAACATATCCAAATAGTTCTACAGCCATGATTACTGGCTTTATGGATGAAGATACTGAAAATAATACCGCACGAGAAGAACAAGAGAAAACTAAAGCCATGTTGGAACAACTCAAACAACGGATGCCTTGGAATCAACCGAGTCCACCGGTATCTTCCAATACCTCCCATAGCGTAAACACAGCTAATGCAACTGTAACTGCAATTCCATATACAACAAATGGGCAAAATAATGTCAATCCACAGCAACATCTTCCACGACCAATTCCTACAGCAAGTTTGTCCAATGCTTCCACAATTACGTCTTCTGTTTCTGATCAAAATGTTGCACAAACTACTTGGTTGCCACAAGCCTCTCAACAAAATAATGTTGCTCAAATGAAATCTATACCATCACAAATACAACAACCAGAATTATCGccgcagcaacaacaacaacaaatgAATATACAGCATACATTAATACAACAACAACAATTAAATCAGCAACAACAGTTACCTCAACAACTTACACCGCATCAGCAATTACAACAACAGCAATACACGCAACAACAGCTTTTGAATCAGCAACAGTCTCCGCAATTAACATctcagcaacaacagcagcagcaattAATTGGAACGCAGCAGCAGTCACTTGCACAGCAACCATTGATGacacaacaacagcagcaacaaatCAATTCACAATTACCTCAACATCAAATGTCATCACCACAGCAATTATTAACACAGCAAAAACAGCTAAACCAACATCAAATTCTTCCGCAACAACAAATaaaccaacaacagcaacattTATCACAGCAGCAGCAAATTACTACTCAGCAACAATTAGTCCAACAACAACAAGTGCAACTAACACCCCAACAGCAACAGCAAATAGTTTTACAACAACAGATTCCTACTCAACAACAACAAATTGGAACACAACAGCATCAGTTGAATCAACAACAAGCTCCACCGCAACAGCTCACATCCGAACAACGGCAACTTATATTAttgcaacaacagcaacaacagcagaaAATTCAACAAATCTCCCAACAACTGCAACAATCTGCGCCTCAAGGTTCACAACAATTTGTTATAAGAGACGGTCAGTTACAGCAGCAACCTCAGAATCAACAATTAATGGGTCCAAATCAGCAAGGTTTTATTGTGCAAAGAGATTCGCAATGGCAACAGCAACAATACCATTTGCAATTACAAagacagcaacaacaacaaatcGGTCCGCAAAGACCAAGTGGACAATGGGCTCAACAGCCACCACAGCCACCAAGGCAGTTAATTCAATTGGATGCTCAAACTCATCAACAGTTACAACAAATGGATCCACAGCAAAGGGCTCAATTTATCCAAAAAATTCAGAAACAAAGAAACTTGTTACTGCAGAGGCAAATGCAAAATCGTCAAGCGCAACAAGGCGCGCATATCGCTGTTATACGAAGTCCAGGAAAACCAGTTCAACCTGGTGGTTTGCAGTGGATTCAGCAACCACGTCCTCAGATGATAGGACCTCAACTTGCACAAACGCCTGGTCAAAAGCCGGTACATTCTGGGGTTCAACCACCAGCCTTAACACCAATTAATTCTTCTAATCAGGTGATTGTGCAAACCAATCAAAATGTGCAAGGTCCACAAGCCGGCCAACCTGGTCAAACGTTTCAACAGGGTCAAGCTTTAACTCCTCAACATATAGCGCAATTACATATGCAAAAACAGCAACAAATGGCAAGGTTGCAACAACTTCAACACttacagcagcagcagcagcagcaacaacaacaacagcaacagggCGCGCAACAAGAGCCTCCCTTGACTTCGTTGTCGAATAATGCCCAAATACCACCAGACCAACAATTAGTCGTTAATGCAAAGACAAAAACGGCCCTGGCAAACATGTTGACGAATAGATTACAAGGTAGTGCTGCTGAAGGTAGTGCGGCTGGTCAACTGAGATTAATGACCGCGCAACACagaccaccgccgccgccgtcTCAGGATCCACAACTTCTGGCGGCATATCAGCGAAGGACCGTTGGTAATATCACAAATGGAACGCCACCCGGTGCGCCAATAAAGATGCAGTATGCTTCGGTGATGCCTCAAGCGAAAGCTCAGTTCTATGGTCACAATCCAAATCTGAAAC TTCCACCAGATCTATTTTTGCTAGGTTGTATCTTTGTTATCGTCGAATACGATGTGCAACGTCCGAACGATGTTTCCGTATGGAAACAAGTGATCGAGAGACACGGCGGAGAGGTGGAACCGCAATATTGTACCCGAGCTACTCATGTACTTGCGATTACGCAAAAACATCCGACAGTAGTGCAAGCATTACGGGAAGGAAAACGTTGCGTCAGTGCTCACTGGCTATCGGATGTAGTCAGTAAACAGCAGGTAGTTCCACCTTGGCACGCACTGCATTTTCCAACACCATTCAGCTTGACAGAGCTTCCGTGTGCAAAACAAATTGTATCATTGTCTGGATTTGAAGGAGAAGAACGAGTGAAGGTGAAGTATATGCTGGAAGCATTGGGAGCTAAAGTTACCAATTACTTCACCAGACACAACACTCTCCTCGTTTGCAGAAG ACCGGACggtcaaaaatataaaaaggctCGAGAATGGCAAACAGGAGTAGTAAATGCTCAATGGTTAACGGACTTGCTGTGCGGACAAATGAATGCGCTGCATCAAACCGAAAATCCGAAATATCAGCAGTACAATCTGGGCAATCCCTTTAGATTGGATTATTCGCTAGTGCCTCATTTAATGG CTGCGTGGAAGATGCCAATAAACATTACTCAGGAATCGTACGATAAAGTAAAGCAGGTTGGTCAGGGTCCAAATTCGATAAGAAAGTATAAAAAGCCGCGATTAGACGGCCCGTTACTGAATAAAGATCCACATTTGTTGGGCTTGGATGAACCAATAGTCGTTAGTAATCCTGATCCTCCACCTCTGGATAAGCAACCAAGAATATTGTTCTCTGGTATTAATCCTAGGAAGCATGCGAAG AGAATTCGGGAATTAGGTGGTGTACTGGCAGCAAGTTGGCGAGATGCAACTCATCTCGTGATGACAGCACCAAGAAGAACTGTAAAGTTGTTATGTTGCTTATCACGTTGTAAATATATTGTCACGTTACAGTGGTTACTTGATTGTTCCGCAAGGAACACATTTTTAGATGAAAGTGGATACATGCTTGGGGATCCAGAATTCGAGAAAAGTTTTAATTGCAATATTGAAAAGGCACTAGCGAGCCTTAATAGGGGAACCGTACttaaa ggtaaaatattttatgttacacCAAGTGTAATACCATCGCCATCAGCGATCGCAGAAATAATTGAAAGTGCGGGTGGAACAATGGAAAAAACGCGAAGATCTCTAACACAGATTCAAGAAAtgaatagtaataaattaaCTTATATCATCATCACCCATGAAAATGATCTTCATCTTCTTTCTGACGTTTTACGTGTAAATATCA gTGTGTTCAGTGCAGAAATCGTATTAGGAGCAGTTGCACGACAATACTTCCAAACTGAACAAATTTAA